The DNA window TACACTCCTAATATCATGTAAGTATTAGCTTGTCTTTTGGTACCATTATGTCTTCACCATGCTGGATTTCATCCTTCATTTAGAGTCCCTTGTGCTGGCAAGTGTTGTGCATCTGACGAAAAGCTGCTCACAAGTAATCCTTAATGTCTTCCTCTAACCGATCATTTCCACACCTAATAAGGAAATCATGTTACACCTTCATAAATATCCTTCTAACCCTTTAGAATcgacactttatttaaatgcatttgtAAAAGGAGTATTAAAATGATCCTTCATTATAAAACATATATTATTCTTATCACAAGCATCATGTAAAAATCTTATTAACAATATTTTCCTGAGGCACATCACACTTTTTCTTGAGTATCGAAAACGGCATGGAGGATGTCATTTCTTAAAAGTTGACAACATTGCCCATGACTTTGGCTGTGGGGCATCTTAGCAATAATATTGGGCTCTTAAGTGTATTTCTACTGGATTGCTTCTCTTGAGCTCTGATAATGGGATGTAGTTGCTGAAATGGTTTGATAACCATCCTGAAAAAAACTAATTCAAtccattttcaagtcatttttatCATTGTGGCCCTCTGGCACAAGTCCATCAACAAAAGTGTCAGCAACATTCATGTGCAACCTAACCTGATTCCTTCAGTACTTCCtgttgtcatcatcatcatcaccaccatcataaCCGACATACAGTAGACCTTACTGTATTACTCAAATCCACCTGGCTCTCCTCAAGCATCGACATTCAAGCAGTCTTTGAGACGGTCACCGTCTCTCCTCCTTCCCTGTCGCCATgttctcagtctctctctcctgtatgGGGAGGCTCGATCgcactctcctcttctccttgaACCGACCTGAGCGTGAAATTGCCATCTTCCTGCGACACGTCTGCTCGTTGAAGACCGAATCCAGGTGGGAATCATCGAATGTCTCATCGCTGAGGAGGTTGGTTCCCTTGTTGGAGTCCTGTTGGGTCAGGGACTGGTCACCAGGGGTCTTGATGGGGTCTTTTTGCTTTTCAGGGCCTGGTGCAAAAGGGTCAAATTCTGCGTCGAAGGGGTGGGTTACAGTGGAGTCCTTTCCTCCAGTCTTTTTCTTTGGCAGGAATGACTTCCACCACGGGGTCCTCTCTGTCATCTTGGACCAGAGTGAGGGCactgaaacaggaagcagatgCTTGGAGTAAAACAGATGTCGTTGAGGTgtgcatcattattattaaagataaagtaatttaattttaaaagtcaTATTATCACGTGTCTATAAGCCTTGGTCTAGCTCCTGATACACCTGTACATTCTACTTCTcttctctgtaatgtttttaataaaccctaaaaccacaaTTTCCTTTCATCCTCATCAAcataataattttaaataatcgttcatatgttttaatgttgtcatttgttttctctAAATTGGAATGAgatttaaattcatatttagaaaaaaaacaaaacattttgcaaTAGCAAGGCCAACTAATCCAACAAATAGCCTAACCAGTGTAACCATGTTTACCTTCTCTGTAAAACTGGTTTAATGAGTCGTGAGAACAGAAGAGCAAACCCAAGCCGTGATTCACAGGTGAACAATGCGTAAAACAGCTCACACGAACACTCACCTGAGCTACAACAAATGCTGCGGACACTTCTGACGACCCCCAGAAAAGTGTATTTGCTACACTTAAGCTCGTGCTGAGGTATAATACAGGACAGGTGGGTGTCTTCTTCTCAGTGAGGGAGATAGTCCTTCAAAGGGTCGCCGCAGTATCCATTACACGCACAAGCGAGGTGTCCTCCTAACATCTCCCACCACctaatttttgtgtttctcttccgCTCTGCTCATCAAGCGTCCCTTCTCTTCTTCGTCCCTTGCGAAAAGTATAAGTGAATTGAAACATTTATAAGGAGCGGCTGTCCTCTACTGAACCAGCAGGTTTCCGCCTCCGAAACTATCCTCTCCTAGCACCTGTCCCGACTTCTGATTGGATGAAATCTTTGGGGCTTGTCACGTGAGTGCCCGCTCAGGTGAATCCGATGGCATGGTGGGCGGGGTTTGTGGTTGCGTGGCAACATACCCCATGGGAGCGTGCTCCTCTAGAgtgacagattaaaaaaaaagttctttgtATTAGTTAAACCCAACCCAACCAGAGAGCCAAATTACGCACCATTTGTTGGACGCCCAATAGTTTAGGCCACAATGACTTGAACTCAATGATGCTAAGCAGAGGAATGTGGTAGTGAGATGTTTATTCTGTGTAGGCCTATGTTTATTAACCTAGGCCTAGTAACCTTAACAGACAGGGTAGCATGCAGTTATCACCTGGTTTATAATGAGACCCCGTCCTTCAATTGTCCGAGACAGGATGTAGTCAGAAGTTAAAGTGACATTACTGCTGTAGACGTGTAATTGTTACTGTTGTAAGTTCATATTTAGTGAGGGGAAGCAGCATGGCCTGGCGCCAGGTTCACCTGCTGGGTTTCTTTCGGATGCTTATACTCTTCCTTGTGCAATAGGCCTACCTATCTTTAAGTCCAACTCTACATATCTACAGGTGTGCAGACCTTTACTGCAGTtacaaacagttaaaaaaaaacatgtaggccTATGCTATTAGATAACAGGGTATGGCAGGGTGTATTAAATATACAAATGCTGAAGCAAACCAATTGTACCAGAGTATAAGTATCTTGGCACAATAATTGACAACAAACTGACATGGAACACCAACACAAAAGCAAGGTATGCAAAGGCTCAACAGCGCCTCTATTTTTTGAGGAAACTAAGAgattttaatgttgacagcactatgctgaaattattttacaagacttttattgaaagtgtgctgaccttttgtattcagtgttggggaggagcactgtccttacaaaataagaacaaactggacaaagttgttaaactaggcagcaagataactgggaagcaaatgtacagcatttctttcctgacagaccggTACACACTGAATTTAGCCATCAAGATCACAGCTGACCCTCCATCCAATAATTATTAGAATGACATTAATAAGAGTCATAACCTTCCAAGAttagcattttttaaaatatattttgggaCATTTTTGCTGTAAATATACTTCTCTGGTTAAAATTGCATgatatttctttaaacatgTGGATGTTTGGATTGacttatttagtttagtttagtttagtttggtttatttgaatcagggacagtgtacaaaaaaaaaaccttagtctcagaagagaagagatgttTTGTACCAGATAGCCTATAGCTAACTAGTTCATTTCCACCTGGGTAGCTATCACCAGAAAAAATCACGTTAATAGtgaattcctttttttacaAGGGAGTCCAGGCCAAGATAGCAGCATTAAAGtctcacacagagaacaaacagaccATCAGaacaatacatttgatttataaataaaacattgacaGTGCTAATGCTAAAATGCAAATTTGATTCCATAACTCAGACCAAGATGAAggtgcaaaaacatttaaagcacttttaccATTTAAAACAGAGCAAGAACGAGGAGTAACATACATGATGTATCCGTGAGGCTGAAGGTTACAGCTACTGAGAGTTTACAATAGAGTCAGTGGAGAACATAGATAAGAAGGCAGATCATGTAATAAGGCTTTATAAAGAAAGATACAACAATGTTCCAACCTTCTATTGTACAACAAAGACCAGCCTACTTTCTCATACAAGACACAATGATGTGTGCAGAAACCCAAACCAGAGACAAAACACAAGGCAGCATTGTACATTGAGTCCCACATTTTCAGTGATGATGACGAGATAGTATGCATATAAAGAATGTCACCATAATCAACTACTGATCAAAATATTATTaagaatattttattattagtaTCATTCCTTTTAGCAAAAGAAacaatgatttgtttttagaaTAAAACCAATGTTACCCATCATTTTTTAACTCTCGATATGATGACTAAATGACAGATTTGATATGTTGAGACTCATTCAATCAACTCAttgaataaacaacaacaccaaatATTGCATAACAACAAAACTGTACTTAATAACATTTTCCTTCACCTActtataaataatgttttaatgtttttaattatgaaGACCTCCTTCAAAATGCAACATTCTCAAGCTAGAATCTGTTCCAAAAGTCAGCACTGAACTGGGGGAAAAGGCGTTTGCTGCTACCTTTACTTGGAACTAGTTAGAAAAATAGCTTAAAATATAAAGAGCTGCTCTCGTTGGATGCTTTTAAGG is part of the Labrus mixtus chromosome 16, fLabMix1.1, whole genome shotgun sequence genome and encodes:
- the LOC132991378 gene encoding proline-rich protein 15 → MTERTPWWKSFLPKKKTGGKDSTVTHPFDAEFDPFAPGPEKQKDPIKTPGDQSLTQQDSNKGTNLLSDETFDDSHLDSVFNEQTCRRKMAISRSGRFKEKRRVRSSLPIQERETENMATGKEERR